TAGAAGGGTAATTGTTCCCATTTGCTTCTTCAATTTCATCATTATATTTATAGTTGTCTTCAAAATCATCAGCAGTTTCTTCGCCAATGTTTTCAATATTTATTTTTTCGAAATTTTCATCTTCTTTGAGCTTGGTTTTTTTGTTAAGGAGCTTTTTTATTTCTACAATCTCATTTTTTAATTTATTGGTCAAAATTTCATATTTTTTTGCTTTTTTTTCGATTAATTCTATTTTTTTGTTTTCATTTTCCGATGTTTTTTGATTTTTGGTTTTTAAAAGCTTTTCTATATTTTTAATTTTATTTTCATAATTTTCAATTACAGATTTTAAATCATTTTCGTCAATTCTTTTTTGGGGCAGTTTTTTGTCTCTTATATTTTCTGGCAATTTCAGATCTTTACCTTTTTTAAGGTCTTCATAAGAAATTACGTTTTTGCTTAAGTGTTTTGAGGTATTTATATGATCGCTTTTATTCCCAGAGCTTTTAAATTCTTCACTCAAGTCTTCTAGAGGAATTTCAATGCTAGAGTAGCTTATTGTATTGTTATTAGCTCCAAATAATGATATACATAAAAGTATTATAAGATACTTGAAGCTTCGATTTTTTGTTTTATTCATAAGGTCCTTGTTTTTATTTAGAAAACATCTATAATTTATATAATGTTAGCATAATTTGTCTATATATCAAAAGAGATAAAAAATCATCAGGGTGGGGCTATTTTTATTGACAAATAGTGCTCATTTCAAATTAGTTTTAAGTGATTTTTTTATTAAGTTGTATTAAGATTGTTGCATATGTTAGTAAGGGCAGATGTTTTTAAGGTCGTATTTTTTAAGTCCTTTTTATTTATGTAATTTTAGATTCTTGTTAATTTATTTTTTTGTTTAGTGGAGTTTTTGAGTTTGACAAATATGGATGCGCATGAATTTTGGGCTTTGCCAGTTTGCTGTAATGTTAAAGATTCTTTTATTGAAGATTTTAGTTTTGCATGTGAACATGTAGATTCAATTTTTAGCATCAGCTATAAAGATAATATAACTTTAAAGTTTAGAGATTTTGTCGATTCTAATGAATTTAATTTAAAACTTTTTGATAATAAAATAAGCTTTGAAGGTCAAATTCCTTTGGTTTTATATTCAGACAATTTGGATTATTTGCTAAAAGCAGAAGAAAGTGTTCTTTTTAATTTAAGAGTTTGCGATGTGAGTAGTAGTTATTCTTCTGGATTTACAAAGAAAGAATCTGGAGCTTGCAATGTTTTGAATGCTTGTTATGAATTTAGCGATTTCAATAGTTTTTCAGATGATTTTATTTTGGTTAAAATATTTTTTGATTCTGAAAATTTAATTATTGATGCTAATGTAGACAATATTTCTTTTTTAAAATTTTTTATTAGTGAAAATTTTGGTGTAAGTAAAGACAAAATAAAAATTAATTCTCTTAATAATTATTGGTCTAGCTCTATTTTTCCTATTTCTTTTAATGCAATTTTACAAGGCATTGTAATTTCGAAAAGAATTAATAAGAGGGTTAATGTTGTTTACTACAAAAGACATTTTGGAATTTTAAGTAATTTAAATTTAACTTTTTCAGTTTCTAATTGTTTATTGGCAGATAATAAGCTTTCAAAGATTGTTTTAGAAATTAAAATAAATAGACCTTTAAATTTTTTATATAAGTTTTATTTTAAATTTATTAATAATATTTTCAAAAATTTGTTTTTTGATGGATTTTTAGAAATTTTTTTTGTTGAAAATAAAAGTGATTTTATCTTTTTTTATGACAATCTTTTAGCATTTGAGACTTCTGTTTATAATTTTATTTATTCTAATTTTTATAATATTGCTTTATCGATGTCTTGTGAGCCAATAGGTTATTTGCTTACGCAGATTAAAGGCGATTATATTAGTTTTTTAAAAATTTTTAAAAAACTAGATTTAAAAAATTCTTTAATAAAGAAATCTGCTGTTTTAAGCGTTAATAAGGATTATGATATTTTTGATACTAGTCGAAGGGGAGTAGGTTTTGCGTATTTAAGTTCAAACACTTATTTTTTAAGTGAAGAACAATATGTTGCTGCTTTCTTGTACAAAGACAAATTAAATGTATTTTTGCCCTACAGTATTATTGACAACAATTTAAGCAACTATCTGAAAAATAGTTTAGCTAAAACACTGGGTTTGACCTATAGTAGTATAAATTTTTTGATAGATGATAGCGTATTGGATTTTGCTAATTTTTATAATCTTCTTTTTAAAGACCCTTATTTAATTGAAAAAGCAATTTTAAGCATTAAGGACAATTTTTCTTCTTTGATAGATGCGGACTTTGCAAATGAATATCCTGTAGTTTTTAAGGAAAAAATAGCTATTAATGATGTTAATGATTGTGTGATTGGGTGCTCTGTTGAACTTAAATTTGAATTTTATTCTCTTAGTGCTGTTTTTAGCAATGTAAGCTTTTTTGTAGAGCAAGGCAAATTTATCAAGCTTAAGTTAAATAACAGGAGAATCCGTACAATATTTGGATTAGCAGTTGATTATATATTTTGCCGTGCCAATGTAAGTTGCGATATTAAGGATTGTTTAAGTTTAGAGTTTATTGAAGATGGCGAGTTTGTTTTTTCTTTTAGAAGTATTTTTATTGTTTCTGTTTCTGCAATTCGAACCGCTTTAATCCAAGTATTTGATTTTAATGCAAGCAGCACGCCTCTTGATTTTGAAGAAATTTTGAATAGTTGGAGTATAAGAATTGACACTAATTAATTTTAATTTAAATGGAGAGAGTATTTCAAAAAAGATTAGTCTTTCTTTGGGGACTAGGAATCTTTTGGACTCTATTTTTTTTGCTAAGAGCAATAGTTTGGAGTACGTTGTTAATAAAAGATTTTTTTTAATTTTGTTGGATTTCAAGCTTGTTTATTCTGATTTAATTCCCGCTTTTATTTTAAATGGTCGGAATGTAGTTACCCTTGAAGGACTTGAGAAAAAAACTTTTTATAAGCACATGCAAAAGATTTTATTAGAAGGCAATTTTAATTTTTGTAGCAATTGTTTTGAGTCTAATATTTTGCTGTTTTATTACTTTTTGGAAAACGAGATTGTAAGCAAATCAGATATTTTAGGTTATAGAAAGTCATTAAAATGTAATTGTATGGATGTTAATACTTTTTTATCTCTCTATTTGAAAGCTGAAGAATTGTATAGAAAAAATGGCTAATGTTAAGGTTTATTACCCCGAAAGTTTTAATATATTATCTAATTTGTTTGATAAAAATTTAAATAATTATATCATTTATAATGAACTAGATTTTAAAAAAAATCCCAATTTGTTTAATAGAGAAACATCTATTGATAATTTTTTTATTGTTGGTAATTTTGAAAAATTTAATAAGGTATCTTTAAGGGGCAATTTTCTTGAGATGGGACCTTGTGTTACTTACAACGAGATACTTCAGATTGGTAAAAAAAATATTCCAAGTTTGTTTTATGAATTTATTTCAAAATTTAATGATAAAATATATTTAAATAGTATTAACCTTGCAAATGGGTTTTATTATAAAAACACTGTTTTTGATATTTATCCTTTGTTGTTAAGCCTTGATGCTCAAATTGAATTTAAAAATGTTTTAACCAAAAAAACTTATGTTTTTAGTGCTTATAATTTAAATAGAGCTGAGTATATTGCAAATCGAAGTACTGTTCTTGTTACTAAATTTAAATTTCCAATGATGAATTTATGGAACAGAAGCTTTTATCATAAAATATTTTTCAATACCTTGTCTTTTGACATTTTAGAAGAAGCAGACATAATTTTCATATGCATTCTTTTGAGCATAAAAAGAGATATTATAAATGATTTTTTGTTAAAAATATTTTATGATGACAAGGTGATAGTCATAAAGGATTTCCAAATTTTACTTTTAAACAAATCTTTGCCGCTTTCACTTTCTGAGATGGAAAATTCTCTTAAAATGTTGGATAA
This genomic interval from Borreliella andersonii contains the following:
- a CDS encoding xanthine dehydrogenase family protein subunit M — translated: MANVKVYYPESFNILSNLFDKNLNNYIIYNELDFKKNPNLFNRETSIDNFFIVGNFEKFNKVSLRGNFLEMGPCVTYNEILQIGKKNIPSLFYEFISKFNDKIYLNSINLANGFYYKNTVFDIYPLLLSLDAQIEFKNVLTKKTYVFSAYNLNRAEYIANRSTVLVTKFKFPMMNLWNRSFYHKIFFNTLSFDILEEADIIFICILLSIKRDIINDFLLKIFYDDKVIVIKDFQILLLNKSLPLSLSEMENSLKMLDKHIRDSKNFNIGERNLKLIKNFYLDILMSFNF